In Prosthecochloris sp. GSB1, the following proteins share a genomic window:
- a CDS encoding HesA/MoeB/ThiF family protein, with the protein MDRYSRQRLVKEIGAEGQERIRGGSVLIVGLGGLGSPAALYLAASGIGVLGLADGDRVERSNLQRQVIHRSEDEGLRKTDSAARAVRSLNPDVSVRKHEGFLDASTADVLVAAYDIVVSATDSLESKLMLSDACVRTATPCVHAGVSGIEGQVMTFRPGSACYRCAFDPKETPGSATSFRPEPFGTLGVAAGVAGTLQAAEALKYICGFGKLLESRMLLFDIADPGFRTMELRRRPECFCNAWKLPENADGGTSGAVFD; encoded by the coding sequence ATGGACAGATACAGTCGGCAGCGTCTGGTGAAGGAAATAGGCGCCGAGGGCCAGGAACGCATTCGAGGGGGTTCGGTGCTGATCGTCGGTCTCGGCGGCCTGGGTTCTCCGGCCGCGCTCTATCTTGCCGCTTCGGGAATCGGCGTTCTGGGGCTTGCGGATGGCGACAGGGTAGAGCGGAGCAACCTGCAGCGCCAGGTGATCCATCGTTCAGAAGACGAGGGGCTCAGGAAAACCGATTCTGCCGCAAGAGCGGTCCGGTCGCTCAATCCGGATGTGAGCGTCCGGAAGCACGAGGGCTTCCTCGACGCAAGCACCGCGGATGTTCTTGTAGCTGCGTATGACATTGTCGTCAGTGCGACCGATTCTCTGGAGTCGAAGCTCATGCTGAGCGATGCCTGCGTCAGGACGGCGACGCCATGCGTTCATGCGGGAGTCTCGGGAATCGAGGGACAGGTGATGACCTTCCGGCCCGGTTCGGCATGTTACCGGTGCGCCTTCGATCCGAAAGAAACACCGGGTTCAGCCACGTCCTTTCGGCCTGAGCCTTTCGGGACGCTGGGGGTGGCCGCCGGAGTGGCGGGAACGTTGCAGGCGGCCGAGGCGCTCAAGTACATCTGCGGGTTCGGAAAACTGCTTGAAAGCCGCATGCTGCTGTTCGATATCGCCGACCCCGGTTTCAGGACGATGGAACTCCGGAGGCGTCCTGAATGTTTCTGCAATGCCTGGAAACTCCCTGAAAACGCAGATGGAGGAACTTCCGGAGCTGTTTTTGATTAA
- a CDS encoding TIGR00730 family Rossman fold protein translates to MTDPVRPDSGKTPVPPTVHPPETRYARQTDFTGDGWRVFKIMAEFVNGFEKMSDTGPAVSVFGSTRVGPDSIEYAASEEMGRLLAANGFSVITGGGPGVMEAANKGAQQAGGVSIGFNIELPNQQRPNPYIDQDRLVTFQYFFVRKVMFLKYSQAFVVLPGGFGTMDELSEAITLIQTQKSRRFPVILMGSDYWGGFYRWVRSTMLGERNYISGEDLDFIFMEDDPETVIGIIREFCPEGFKLNF, encoded by the coding sequence ATGACTGATCCAGTTCGGCCGGATTCCGGAAAGACGCCGGTACCTCCCACCGTCCATCCTCCTGAAACCCGCTATGCTCGTCAGACCGATTTTACCGGTGACGGGTGGCGTGTTTTCAAGATAATGGCCGAGTTCGTCAACGGTTTCGAAAAGATGTCGGATACCGGGCCCGCGGTCAGCGTTTTCGGGTCCACAAGGGTTGGTCCGGACAGTATCGAATACGCGGCATCGGAGGAAATGGGGCGACTGCTCGCGGCAAACGGCTTTTCAGTGATCACGGGTGGCGGTCCGGGGGTCATGGAGGCGGCGAACAAGGGAGCGCAGCAGGCCGGCGGCGTATCGATAGGTTTCAATATCGAACTTCCCAACCAGCAGCGTCCGAACCCCTATATCGATCAGGACCGTCTGGTGACGTTCCAGTATTTTTTCGTACGCAAGGTTATGTTCCTGAAGTATTCCCAGGCGTTTGTCGTTCTGCCCGGCGGATTCGGAACCATGGATGAACTTTCCGAGGCCATAACATTGATACAGACCCAGAAAAGCCGGCGATTTCCCGTTATTCTCATGGGCAGCGACTACTGGGGAGGCTTCTATCGCTGGGTCAGGAGCACGATGCTTGGCGAGCGGAACTATATCTCCGGCGAGGATCTGGATTTTATTTTCATGGAGGACGATCCCGAAACCGTCATCGGGATAATAAGGGAATTCTGTCCGGAGGGATTCAAGCTCAATTTCTGA
- a CDS encoding helix-turn-helix transcriptional regulator, producing the protein MQKPTVANLTVTENPEWRIANKDLEYTKVIVRLGSDIIDYSIESDHDVSLASMDMEMLYRALRDSNLAGKSFCLLWNMKHVTGMSLVYKKELAQLLYNPTVTPAAVVVYNVRPEFAMTVETITAMIPDTMTAIIAGNREDAISKAVEWRKTAPVENGSDNEYLRRKKEFLACLGRISWLNMTNQHIEMPHPDEQLYPFFKAVESLQEDIRENMTAREGEIEKIAADLEKQLTEKNILLNAQKELYRKLKDQFEKEKSALQTRISTQEMELTRISTAIAEKTSSLKELLDIIGSLDIDTGQKNVLMENCRNMIETEMIEKRLNIELTTTDSEFLSRLQKKHPNLNQRELRICLLIKLNYSTQEIARSVGISTRGMESIRYRMHKKIDLSKHQSLKSYLTDLAVATANQGSRY; encoded by the coding sequence ATGCAGAAACCCACAGTAGCGAACCTGACGGTAACCGAAAACCCTGAATGGCGCATCGCAAACAAGGACCTGGAGTACACCAAGGTCATCGTAAGACTGGGCAGCGACATCATCGACTACAGCATAGAAAGCGATCATGACGTATCTCTTGCCTCGATGGACATGGAGATGCTCTACAGGGCCTTGCGGGACTCGAACCTTGCCGGCAAATCCTTCTGCCTGCTCTGGAACATGAAGCATGTCACCGGCATGTCGCTCGTGTATAAAAAAGAACTCGCCCAGTTGCTCTACAACCCTACCGTCACGCCGGCCGCGGTTGTCGTCTACAACGTTCGGCCAGAGTTCGCCATGACTGTCGAAACCATCACGGCGATGATACCGGACACGATGACCGCGATCATCGCAGGGAACCGCGAGGATGCCATTTCGAAAGCTGTCGAATGGCGGAAAACCGCTCCAGTTGAAAACGGTTCGGATAATGAGTACCTGAGACGAAAAAAGGAATTCCTTGCCTGCCTTGGCCGGATTTCCTGGCTGAACATGACCAATCAGCATATCGAGATGCCGCACCCCGACGAACAGCTCTACCCGTTCTTCAAAGCCGTCGAGAGTCTGCAGGAAGACATCCGCGAAAACATGACTGCCCGGGAAGGCGAAATCGAAAAGATTGCCGCCGACCTGGAAAAACAGTTGACCGAAAAAAACATTCTTCTCAATGCACAGAAAGAGCTTTACCGAAAGCTCAAGGACCAGTTCGAAAAGGAAAAATCGGCTCTTCAGACGAGGATTTCCACGCAGGAAATGGAACTGACAAGAATTTCAACGGCCATAGCGGAAAAGACGTCGTCGCTGAAGGAGCTTTTGGACATCATCGGCTCACTCGACATCGATACCGGTCAGAAAAACGTCCTCATGGAAAACTGCCGGAACATGATAGAGACGGAAATGATCGAAAAACGTCTCAATATCGAACTGACGACCACCGATTCCGAGTTTCTCTCGCGGCTGCAGAAAAAGCATCCCAACCTCAACCAGAGAGAACTTCGCATTTGCCTGCTCATCAAACTCAATTACAGCACGCAGGAAATCGCGCGTTCCGTCGGGATATCGACCAGGGGAATGGAAAGCATTCGCTACAGGATGCACAAGAAAATAGACCTGTCCAAGCATCAGTCGCTCAAAAGCTACCTTACCGACCTCGCAGTCGCAACGGCAAACCAGGGCAGCCGCTACTGA
- a CDS encoding diacylglycerol/lipid kinase family protein encodes MNRNYTFIINPVAGGGKAAGRGKGISRALAGEPAAQTRWTEYAGHARELARCALSSGKAVIACGGDGTAHEVANELACSKVCLGVLPAGTANDFIKSFNHGFGSDFRPAAYLRAAEAAADLGRVSVGDGFTRYFINSFGIGFTGLIARQVRRSGWLRGESAYLYALLRVLLGYAPVKMHIKLVTPDESLEIEESVFAFSIGNGRVEGGRFLIAPDAEIDDGLLDVCILKAIPRRDFFRYALKYMRGTQIHDSMVLYRKVRAVEIVLHAPTVMHMDGEVFEDVGGCVRVESAPDAIMLLR; translated from the coding sequence GTGAATCGCAATTATACGTTTATCATCAATCCCGTCGCCGGTGGCGGAAAAGCCGCAGGGCGCGGAAAAGGCATAAGCCGCGCGCTGGCGGGCGAGCCCGCCGCGCAAACCCGTTGGACCGAGTACGCCGGTCATGCGCGTGAGCTTGCGCGTTGCGCGCTGTCGTCAGGCAAGGCCGTCATCGCGTGCGGGGGGGATGGAACAGCCCATGAAGTCGCCAACGAGCTTGCCTGTTCGAAGGTCTGTCTCGGGGTGCTGCCAGCGGGTACGGCCAATGACTTCATCAAATCTTTCAATCATGGTTTCGGCAGCGATTTTCGCCCAGCCGCTTATCTGCGCGCGGCGGAGGCGGCGGCCGATCTCGGCAGGGTTTCGGTCGGAGACGGTTTCACCAGATACTTCATCAATTCTTTCGGAATAGGCTTCACGGGATTGATTGCCCGCCAGGTCCGGCGGTCAGGATGGTTGCGGGGCGAGTCGGCCTACCTGTACGCGCTGCTGCGCGTGCTTTTAGGTTATGCGCCTGTAAAAATGCATATTAAGCTCGTTACGCCTGACGAGTCCCTGGAAATCGAAGAGTCGGTTTTTGCTTTTTCCATCGGAAACGGCCGCGTCGAGGGCGGGCGTTTTCTGATCGCTCCGGATGCGGAAATCGACGACGGCTTGCTCGACGTCTGCATCCTGAAGGCGATTCCCAGGAGGGACTTTTTCAGATACGCGCTGAAGTACATGCGGGGGACCCAGATTCATGATTCCATGGTGCTCTACCGCAAGGTTCGGGCGGTCGAGATCGTTCTGCATGCCCCGACGGTCATGCATATGGATGGCGAGGTTTTCGAGGACGTCGGCGGTTGTGTGAGGGTCGAAAGCGCTCCGGATGCCATTATGCTTCTTCGGTAA
- a CDS encoding aminodeoxychorismate/anthranilate synthase component II, with the protein MVLVIDNYDSFTYNLVQYMGELGAVVEVFRNDEITVAGVIERNPEKIVISPGPGIPADAGISIPLIRALQGAIPLLGVCLGHQAIGEALGGRVVRAAGIMHGKTSLVYHDNEGIFNGIENPFMATRYHSLVVERETLPETLVVRAWTDDGVIMGMDCREKMLYGVQFHPESIMTHEGKHIIRNFLELQDHD; encoded by the coding sequence ATGGTTCTTGTAATAGATAACTACGATTCGTTCACCTACAATCTCGTGCAATACATGGGGGAGTTGGGGGCGGTTGTCGAGGTGTTTCGCAACGACGAGATTACCGTAGCCGGCGTGATCGAGAGAAATCCCGAAAAAATAGTGATTTCCCCAGGGCCGGGCATTCCCGCCGATGCGGGAATTTCCATACCTCTTATCAGGGCGCTGCAGGGTGCAATTCCTTTGCTCGGTGTATGTCTCGGGCATCAGGCAATAGGCGAGGCGCTCGGCGGGCGTGTCGTGAGGGCGGCTGGCATCATGCACGGCAAGACTTCTCTCGTGTACCACGATAACGAGGGGATTTTCAACGGGATAGAAAATCCCTTCATGGCCACGCGCTACCATTCGCTCGTCGTCGAGCGAGAAACCCTGCCGGAAACGCTCGTGGTGCGCGCCTGGACGGACGACGGGGTGATTATGGGCATGGACTGCCGCGAAAAAATGCTCTACGGGGTCCAGTTCCACCCGGAGTCCATCATGACGCATGAGGGGAAACATATCATCAGAAATTTTCTGGAGCTGCAAGACCATGACTGA
- a CDS encoding helix-turn-helix transcriptional regulator translates to MERCPVSGAPVTSRPQWVYHNSKEEYSTCIRRIGNNILYLSVTAERPVILDHFEGDLVAEVVRDSGLEGKPFSIIWNLDMVAGLSHSYKKGVGSFLYLHPQPSLRCVVFHYIRPEFIHTAECIRSIAPSTMALLFASGYDDAMKSALACMKDGAPETGESEYPRLRNEFLGAATRIGWLNMLHEHILLPPPGHELFPFFSGMALLQKDLAEQQEIHKAEKDRLLVQYGKETENMNTQLSFCEKAMKQLLLDSERDKTALSHILSDRKQESMQSSSAYSGDRSIALKQLCHGIHNLDIDRQRKKEMLKICNLLLETERNEQKIDLPLTTTDSDFLTHLQEKHPNLNRRELKICLLIKLSYSNEDIAEKSGISRRGMESIRYRMHKKIGLRKNQSLKNYLTQLSTSAF, encoded by the coding sequence ATGGAACGATGCCCGGTTTCCGGCGCCCCAGTCACCTCCAGGCCCCAATGGGTGTATCACAACAGCAAGGAGGAATATTCCACCTGTATCCGCAGAATCGGGAATAACATTCTGTATCTATCCGTCACTGCCGAACGCCCCGTCATCCTGGATCATTTCGAAGGCGATCTTGTGGCGGAAGTAGTCAGGGATTCGGGACTCGAGGGAAAGCCGTTCTCCATCATCTGGAATCTCGACATGGTGGCGGGACTTTCACACTCCTATAAGAAGGGAGTGGGAAGTTTTCTTTACCTTCACCCCCAGCCGTCGCTGCGCTGCGTGGTTTTCCATTACATACGCCCCGAATTCATCCATACAGCCGAGTGCATCAGGTCGATCGCTCCCTCGACCATGGCCCTGCTGTTTGCTTCCGGATATGACGACGCGATGAAAAGCGCTCTTGCCTGCATGAAGGACGGCGCTCCGGAAACCGGAGAAAGCGAATACCCAAGGCTCAGGAACGAATTTCTCGGAGCGGCCACCAGAATAGGCTGGCTCAACATGCTGCACGAGCACATTCTGCTTCCACCGCCCGGCCATGAACTTTTTCCGTTTTTCAGCGGCATGGCTCTCCTGCAGAAGGATCTTGCCGAACAGCAGGAAATCCACAAGGCCGAGAAAGACAGATTGCTCGTACAGTACGGCAAGGAAACCGAAAACATGAACACCCAGCTTTCGTTTTGCGAAAAAGCGATGAAGCAACTGCTCCTGGACAGTGAACGCGACAAAACAGCGCTTTCGCATATCCTTTCGGACAGAAAACAGGAAAGCATGCAATCCTCTTCAGCATACAGCGGCGATCGCTCCATCGCCCTGAAACAGCTTTGTCACGGCATTCACAATCTCGATATCGACAGGCAGCGAAAAAAGGAGATGCTGAAAATCTGCAATCTGCTGCTCGAGACCGAACGCAACGAACAGAAAATCGACCTGCCGCTCACCACGACCGATTCAGACTTTTTGACCCACCTCCAGGAAAAACACCCGAACCTCAACAGAAGGGAACTGAAAATTTGCCTGCTCATCAAGTTGAGTTACAGCAACGAAGACATTGCCGAAAAATCGGGCATCTCCAGGAGAGGCATGGAAAGCATCCGTTACCGCATGCACAAAAAAATCGGCCTCCGGAAAAACCAGTCCCTCAAAAATTATCTCACCCAGCTTTCCACATCCGCTTTTTAG
- a CDS encoding GlmU family protein, whose translation MEIVVFEDAAVRRLRPLVDLKPVYGLHAGCRSLLQKFRFYLGPHARLTCHLRRYLEPFYRDHLCVFRASGDPRRDILLVNGRLLCDARAASLMLEDPPSPGQCLVQDGEMVFARVSEALFVPRGESVPDLIDTDSIMAGTQTVAVDGFPMIANLWDLVTLQPVELQRDARTLGLGKITGAVSPEAVLVNPGNICVGEGALVKPGAVLDAEDGFVYVSPGAVVEPQAVLSGNVFLGVSAKAKTGARIYNNVAIGNFSKAGGEIEDSVLESFSNKQHDGFLGHSYISSWCNLGAGTNTSDLRNNYGKVSLVIDGEQVCTGEQFLGLLMGEHSKCSINSMFNTGTIAGTSANIFGAGFPPKNIPSFSWGGAGEGFTPYDVEKAVATARTVMARRNVRMNAAYESMFRYVESLERAAKTSL comes from the coding sequence ATGGAGATTGTCGTTTTCGAGGACGCCGCCGTCAGGCGGTTGCGCCCGCTGGTTGATCTCAAGCCGGTGTATGGATTACATGCCGGTTGCAGGTCTCTTCTTCAGAAGTTTCGTTTTTACCTCGGTCCCCATGCACGGCTGACATGCCATCTGAGGCGTTACCTCGAGCCATTTTATCGCGACCATCTCTGTGTTTTCAGGGCTTCGGGCGATCCGCGCAGGGACATACTGCTGGTCAACGGCCGCCTTCTTTGCGATGCAAGGGCGGCGTCCCTGATGCTCGAGGACCCGCCGTCGCCCGGCCAGTGTCTTGTTCAGGACGGTGAAATGGTTTTCGCGCGCGTCAGTGAGGCGTTGTTTGTCCCCCGCGGCGAGTCCGTGCCGGACCTGATCGATACGGATTCGATCATGGCCGGAACGCAAACCGTCGCCGTCGACGGGTTTCCCATGATAGCCAATCTTTGGGACCTGGTAACCCTTCAGCCTGTGGAGCTTCAGAGGGATGCCCGGACGCTCGGTCTCGGCAAGATCACCGGTGCCGTTTCTCCGGAAGCTGTCCTGGTGAATCCGGGCAATATCTGTGTCGGGGAAGGCGCTCTCGTCAAGCCTGGAGCGGTGCTCGATGCGGAAGACGGATTTGTCTACGTGAGCCCGGGCGCGGTTGTCGAGCCCCAGGCGGTGCTTTCCGGGAATGTTTTTCTCGGTGTCTCTGCAAAAGCGAAAACGGGCGCCAGGATATACAACAATGTCGCGATAGGGAATTTTTCGAAAGCCGGAGGCGAAATCGAGGATTCGGTCCTCGAGTCTTTCTCGAACAAGCAGCATGACGGCTTTTTGGGCCATTCCTACATTTCCTCATGGTGTAATCTCGGGGCGGGCACCAATACCTCGGATCTGAGAAACAACTACGGCAAGGTCAGCCTGGTGATCGACGGCGAGCAGGTATGCACGGGAGAGCAGTTTCTCGGTCTGCTGATGGGGGAGCACAGCAAATGCTCGATCAACTCGATGTTCAATACCGGAACAATCGCCGGTACTTCGGCTAACATTTTCGGAGCAGGTTTTCCTCCGAAAAACATACCTTCTTTCTCATGGGGTGGAGCCGGGGAAGGTTTTACGCCCTACGATGTGGAAAAGGCGGTAGCAACCGCCCGGACGGTCATGGCCCGCAGAAACGTCAGGATGAACGCGGCCTACGAATCCATGTTCAGATACGTCGAGTCGCTCGAACGGGCGGCGAAAACATCCCTCTGA
- a CDS encoding arsenate reductase/protein-tyrosine-phosphatase family protein, which yields MHGTVLFACHENICRSSMVEGLFREAVLRLGDSCRFSAESAGTVCRQRGEPPDFRALSAARAFGVDISAHRARRTRDLRLGEYFRIFAMGHEDYHELVLLLDDARREDLFMLADYLPDPGVTAGGDPYCCPDDDFFAVRGMLSEAAENICEELLGAGVSDGASDSPAIG from the coding sequence ATGCATGGGACGGTTCTGTTTGCCTGCCATGAAAACATCTGCCGTTCATCCATGGTGGAGGGGCTTTTCAGGGAAGCTGTGCTCCGGCTCGGCGATTCGTGCCGTTTTTCCGCCGAATCCGCGGGTACGGTTTGCCGGCAGAGGGGCGAGCCGCCGGATTTTCGCGCCCTTTCGGCGGCTCGAGCTTTCGGTGTGGATATTTCGGCGCACAGGGCCCGTCGGACGAGGGATCTCCGGCTTGGGGAATATTTCAGGATTTTCGCCATGGGCCATGAAGATTACCATGAACTGGTTTTGCTGCTCGACGATGCGCGGCGCGAGGACCTGTTCATGCTCGCCGACTATCTTCCCGATCCGGGCGTAACGGCGGGAGGGGATCCCTATTGTTGTCCTGATGACGACTTTTTCGCTGTCCGCGGCATGCTCAGTGAGGCTGCGGAGAATATCTGTGAGGAGTTGCTGGGCGCAGGTGTTTCGGACGGAGCTTCCGATTCCCCCGCGATCGGCTGA
- a CDS encoding helix-turn-helix transcriptional regulator, with the protein MAICTVSNLPITERPHWKTVHSDEKYTTHLKKIGEDILLTYYEADRDITIEYMDKELYQTVLDESGLTKKPVYLLRDLTHVTDISYAYKVNLTQLIYHWRPYFKLIVFYNIPEGFSTTVETFASIVPQNTPVLLVDSYTDAVLAVLDMKADNLPAEEYDDEEVELYSQRKKDFLAATARIGWMNMLSQAINIPSDDDYLHPFFKALDSLQKDLQERERIRSQERAEIERNCEKKISEQIILLNAQLELNNKLAAQFDRERSALKSRIAAQDMELTRVSTAIAEKASVLQSLRGKIAHIDMEPALRNEMTSACDRLIETEMIEKKINTELTANDSNFLSKLQHKHPNLNQRDLRICLLIKLNYDTREIARSIGISTRGLESIRYRMHKKMELSKHQSIKNYLTQLAVAWQGETTETSPQGKDKQ; encoded by the coding sequence ATGGCGATCTGTACAGTATCGAATCTTCCGATAACCGAACGTCCTCACTGGAAAACGGTTCATTCGGACGAAAAATACACGACTCACCTGAAAAAAATCGGGGAGGACATCCTCCTGACGTATTACGAAGCGGACAGGGACATTACGATCGAGTACATGGACAAGGAACTTTATCAAACGGTTCTCGACGAGTCCGGACTCACAAAAAAGCCTGTCTACCTGCTTCGCGACCTGACCCATGTCACGGACATTTCTTACGCTTACAAGGTCAATCTTACGCAGTTGATCTATCACTGGAGACCTTACTTCAAGCTGATTGTTTTCTACAACATTCCCGAAGGATTCTCCACGACGGTAGAAACGTTCGCGTCCATCGTTCCCCAAAACACCCCGGTACTGCTGGTTGACAGTTACACCGACGCGGTCCTGGCCGTTCTCGACATGAAAGCGGACAATCTTCCCGCCGAGGAATACGACGACGAGGAAGTCGAGCTGTACTCCCAGAGAAAAAAAGATTTTCTTGCCGCCACGGCTCGGATCGGATGGATGAACATGCTCAGCCAAGCCATCAACATCCCTTCCGATGACGACTATCTCCACCCGTTTTTCAAGGCGCTCGATTCGCTTCAGAAAGACCTTCAGGAGAGGGAACGGATCCGATCGCAGGAGCGTGCAGAAATCGAGAGGAACTGCGAAAAAAAGATTTCGGAGCAGATCATTCTCCTTAATGCGCAACTCGAACTGAATAACAAGCTCGCCGCGCAGTTCGATCGTGAACGTTCCGCCCTGAAATCGCGTATCGCCGCCCAGGACATGGAACTGACGCGCGTATCGACGGCCATAGCTGAAAAAGCCTCCGTGCTGCAGTCGCTCAGGGGCAAAATCGCGCATATCGATATGGAACCCGCTCTGCGGAATGAAATGACCTCCGCATGCGACAGGCTGATCGAAACGGAAATGATCGAAAAGAAGATCAACACCGAACTCACGGCCAACGACTCGAACTTTCTCTCGAAACTGCAGCATAAGCACCCGAACCTCAACCAGAGAGACCTGCGCATCTGCCTGCTGATCAAACTCAACTACGACACGAGAGAGATAGCCAGATCGATAGGCATTTCCACACGCGGTCTTGAAAGCATACGCTACCGGATGCACAAGAAAATGGAACTTTCCAAACATCAATCGATCAAAAATTACCTGACACAGCTCGCGGTCGCCTGGCAAGGGGAAACGACGGAAACTTCTCCCCAGGGTAAAGACAAGCAATAA
- a CDS encoding helix-turn-helix transcriptional regulator, protein MEHAREGYSTKFTLVGPDIIHGQIITDHDVTMDFIDHGLFQTVISESDQKGKPIFMLHNLNHVKKISFLYKKDLINILYNSGPVFKLLVVYNIGPEIRSVIETFAAIAPEESNVMLADSYRDGLRLIMNAKKGLPETPDNGKEKNPQYLAHKKEFLAALARMNWLNLLSHPITMPEPDEPVYPFFKALEALQQDLREKEQLHRLEIQQLVEEYNRKITEKNILLNAQESLNKKIEQQLEKQKTALTAQIAAKDMELTRVSTIIGEKKSKIEKICGLISGLDVEPETKKQLNTSCRELVETSLFEKHVDHEITSGDSEFLSKLQRRHSALNQRDLRIALLIRRNYNTAEIARSIGITTRGVESIRYRMHKKLGLSKHESIKQYLFRITDT, encoded by the coding sequence GTGGAACATGCCAGGGAAGGTTACTCGACGAAATTCACGCTTGTCGGCCCGGATATCATCCACGGGCAGATAATCACGGACCATGACGTCACCATGGACTTCATAGACCATGGGCTCTTTCAGACCGTCATCAGCGAAAGCGATCAAAAGGGCAAACCCATCTTCATGCTGCATAACCTGAACCATGTCAAGAAGATCTCGTTCCTCTACAAAAAGGACCTGATCAATATCCTCTACAATTCAGGGCCGGTGTTCAAGCTGCTTGTCGTCTACAATATCGGGCCGGAAATACGCTCGGTCATAGAAACGTTCGCGGCCATCGCTCCCGAAGAATCCAACGTCATGCTGGCCGACAGTTACCGTGACGGTCTGCGCCTGATCATGAACGCGAAAAAGGGGCTCCCCGAAACCCCGGACAACGGAAAGGAAAAAAACCCGCAATACCTGGCGCACAAAAAGGAATTTCTCGCCGCGTTGGCCAGAATGAACTGGCTCAACCTCCTCAGCCATCCAATAACCATGCCCGAACCTGATGAACCGGTGTATCCGTTTTTCAAGGCGCTCGAAGCCCTGCAACAGGATCTGCGCGAAAAGGAGCAGCTTCACCGGCTGGAAATACAGCAACTCGTCGAGGAGTACAACAGAAAAATCACCGAGAAAAACATCCTGCTCAACGCGCAGGAATCGCTGAACAAGAAAATCGAACAACAGCTCGAAAAGCAGAAAACCGCTTTGACCGCGCAGATCGCCGCCAAGGATATGGAGCTGACCAGGGTATCGACCATCATAGGGGAGAAAAAATCGAAAATTGAAAAGATCTGCGGCCTCATTTCAGGACTGGACGTCGAACCCGAAACAAAAAAACAGCTGAACACCTCATGCAGGGAACTTGTTGAAACAAGCCTGTTCGAAAAACACGTTGATCATGAAATAACATCCGGCGATTCGGAATTTCTGTCGAAACTCCAGCGCCGCCACTCCGCCCTGAACCAGCGGGACCTGCGGATCGCGCTTCTGATACGACGAAACTACAACACTGCTGAAATCGCCCGATCGATAGGAATTACTACACGGGGCGTCGAGAGTATCCGGTACAGGATGCACAAAAAGCTGGGTCTTTCGAAGCACGAATCCATCAAACAGTACCTTTTCAGGATCACCGATACCTGA